The following coding sequences lie in one Paenibacillus durus ATCC 35681 genomic window:
- the sigG gene encoding RNA polymerase sporulation sigma factor SigG → MTRNKVEICGVDTAKLPVLTNAEMRELFTSLQQHGETSAREKLVNGNLRLVLSVIQRFNNRGEFVDDLFQVGCIGLMKAIDNFDLSQNVKFSTYAVPMIIGEIRRYLRDNNPIRVSRSLRDIAYKALQVRDSLTNQNSREPTIFEISEALGVPKEDVVFALDAIQDPVSLFEPIYHDGGDPIYVMDQISDDKNKDVSWIEEIALREALQRLGQREKRILSMRFFEGKTQMEVADEIGISQAQVSRLEKSAIQQMQKHVKS, encoded by the coding sequence ATGACCCGAAATAAAGTCGAGATATGCGGTGTGGATACCGCCAAGCTGCCCGTTCTGACGAACGCGGAGATGCGGGAGCTGTTCACTTCGCTGCAGCAGCATGGCGAAACATCCGCCAGAGAGAAATTGGTAAACGGCAATCTGAGACTGGTGCTGAGCGTGATTCAGCGGTTCAACAACCGCGGGGAATTCGTGGACGATTTGTTTCAGGTGGGCTGCATCGGGCTGATGAAAGCCATCGATAACTTCGATCTGTCGCAGAACGTTAAATTTTCCACCTATGCGGTGCCGATGATTATCGGCGAAATTCGCCGCTACTTGCGGGACAACAATCCGATCCGCGTCTCCCGGTCTCTCAGGGACATTGCCTACAAGGCGCTGCAGGTGCGCGACAGCCTGACGAACCAGAACTCGCGGGAGCCCACGATTTTTGAGATTTCCGAGGCACTGGGCGTGCCGAAAGAGGATGTCGTATTCGCACTTGATGCCATTCAAGACCCCGTATCCTTGTTCGAGCCGATCTATCACGATGGCGGTGATCCGATTTACGTCATGGACCAGATTAGCGACGACAAGAACAAAGATGTCTCCTGGATTGAGGAAATTGCGCTGCGGGAGGCGCTGCAGAGGCTTGGACAGCGGGAAAAACGCATCCTGTCGATGCGGTTTTTCGAGGGCAAGACGCAAATGGAGGTCGCCGATGAAATCGGTATTTCCCAGGCCCAGGTCTCCCGGCTTGAGAAGTCGGCCATCCAGCAGATGCAAAAGCATGTGAAGTCATAA
- the sigE gene encoding RNA polymerase sporulation sigma factor SigE: protein MIKWKLTLQLQYYRVLFLLGLKSQEIYYIGGSEALPPPLTREEEDYLLQRLPSGDAAVRAVLIERNLRLVVYIARKFENTGINIEDLVSIGAIGLIKAVNTFDPEKKIKLATYASRCIENEILMYLRRNNKTRSEVSFDEPLNIDWDGNELLLSDVLGTENDTIYRNIEEQVDRKLLQKALEKLSERERLIMELRFGLRGGEEKTQKDVADLLGISQSYISRLEKRIIKRLRKEFNKMV, encoded by the coding sequence ATGATCAAATGGAAACTGACCCTGCAGCTCCAATATTACCGGGTGCTGTTTCTGCTGGGGCTGAAAAGCCAGGAAATTTACTACATTGGCGGCAGCGAGGCGCTTCCCCCGCCGCTGACGCGGGAGGAAGAGGATTATCTGCTTCAGCGGCTCCCTTCGGGCGACGCGGCTGTACGCGCGGTACTAATCGAGCGCAATCTGCGCCTTGTCGTGTACATAGCGCGCAAATTTGAAAATACCGGCATTAATATCGAGGACCTGGTATCCATCGGCGCGATTGGTTTAATCAAGGCGGTCAACACATTCGATCCCGAGAAAAAAATCAAGCTGGCCACGTATGCGTCGCGCTGCATTGAGAATGAAATCCTGATGTATTTGCGCCGCAACAACAAGACGCGCAGCGAGGTATCCTTTGATGAGCCGCTTAATATCGACTGGGACGGAAATGAACTGCTGCTGTCGGACGTGCTGGGCACGGAAAATGATACCATCTACCGGAACATCGAGGAGCAGGTCGACCGCAAACTGCTGCAGAAGGCGCTGGAGAAGCTAAGCGAGCGGGAGCGGCTCATTATGGAGCTGCGGTTCGGGCTGCGCGGCGGCGAGGAGAAGACGCAGAAGGACGTCGCCGATCTGCTCGGCATCTCCCAATCCTATATTTCCCGTCTGGAAAAAAGAATAATCAAACGGCTCCGCAAAGAGTTCAATAAGATGGTCTAG
- the spoIIGA gene encoding sigma-E processing peptidase SpoIIGA → MVVYIDLIFAANLLIDAALLWLTGWMVKVRIKWWRLWLSALVGALYVVMMFVPELSFMYTFLIKFGLSVVMLLAAFGYPSLQGFFRSMGAFYVINFAAAGGILGVHYLLQSSGDIWNGILYTATGGYAYRLKIGFWFVLLILLLVLCCYKAVHSSRARREKLEAYIGMVQVEIDGVTVTCTGLLDTGNRLYDPLTKTPVMVMEASLWEEYLPQEWKGRLSQEGADQLLLETDGQSFIWQDRLRLVPYRGVNRGASFMLALKPDHVAVTLGGEIALHRKVLIGLDGGTLSGDGAYRAIIHPDLAQGEAAAEPGGVA, encoded by the coding sequence ATGGTAGTTTATATCGACTTGATCTTTGCCGCCAATCTGCTGATCGACGCGGCGCTGCTCTGGCTGACCGGCTGGATGGTCAAGGTAAGGATCAAGTGGTGGCGGCTGTGGTTATCCGCTCTAGTTGGTGCGCTCTATGTCGTTATGATGTTTGTGCCGGAGCTTTCCTTCATGTATACCTTTTTGATCAAGTTCGGCTTGTCGGTCGTTATGCTCTTGGCCGCTTTCGGTTATCCCAGCCTGCAAGGCTTCTTCCGGAGCATGGGGGCCTTTTATGTGATTAACTTTGCGGCGGCGGGCGGCATTCTTGGCGTACATTACCTGCTCCAAAGTTCTGGTGATATCTGGAACGGAATCTTGTATACGGCGACGGGAGGATATGCATACCGGCTGAAAATCGGGTTTTGGTTTGTGCTATTGATCCTGCTGCTGGTCCTGTGCTGTTACAAAGCCGTTCATTCCTCCCGCGCGCGAAGAGAGAAGCTTGAAGCTTATATCGGCATGGTGCAGGTGGAGATCGATGGCGTGACGGTTACCTGCACCGGACTGCTTGATACCGGAAATAGGCTGTATGATCCTCTGACAAAAACCCCCGTTATGGTGATGGAGGCATCGCTATGGGAGGAGTATTTGCCGCAGGAATGGAAAGGACGTCTATCCCAGGAGGGGGCGGATCAGCTGCTTTTAGAGACGGACGGGCAGTCCTTTATATGGCAGGACCGGCTAAGACTGGTCCCCTACCGCGGAGTGAACAGGGGAGCGTCATTTATGCTCGCGCTAAAGCCTGACCATGTTGCCGTAACGCTCGGCGGAGAGATTGCCCTGCACCGCAAGGTGCTGATCGGCCTTGACGGCGGGACGCTGTCAGGAGACGGAGCCTACCGGGCGATCATCCATCCGGATCTGGCACAGGGAGAAGCTGCCGCTGAGCCGGGAGGAGTCGCTTGA
- the ftsZ gene encoding cell division protein FtsZ yields the protein MLEFDFEMESLAQIKVIGVGGGGSNAVNRMIENGVQGVEFITVNTDAQALHMAKSEHKLQIGDKLTRGLGAGANPEVGKKAAEESRDLISNTLKGADMVFVTAGMGGGTGTGAAPVIAEIAKECGALTVGVVTRPFTFEGRKRSTQAELGIEALKEKVDTLIVIPNDRLLEIVDKKTPMLEAFREADNVLRQAVQGISDLIAVPGLINLDFADVKTIMTERGSALMGIGIATGENRASEAARKAIMSPLLETSIEGARGVIMNITGGSNLSLYEVNEAAEIVTSASDPDVNMIFGAIIEESMKDEIKVTVIATGFETKAAPAAPGRRPASNQTEPAADKTNNLRPFGNQTSSDQLDIPTFLRNRSRGNND from the coding sequence ATGTTGGAATTTGATTTTGAAATGGAGAGCCTGGCGCAAATTAAGGTCATCGGCGTTGGCGGCGGCGGCAGCAATGCAGTCAACCGGATGATTGAAAACGGCGTTCAGGGCGTAGAGTTCATCACGGTTAATACGGACGCCCAGGCGCTGCATATGGCCAAATCGGAACATAAACTGCAAATCGGGGACAAACTGACCCGCGGTTTGGGCGCAGGCGCCAATCCGGAGGTCGGGAAGAAAGCGGCCGAAGAATCCCGCGATCTGATTTCGAATACTTTAAAGGGAGCCGACATGGTGTTCGTTACCGCAGGCATGGGCGGTGGAACCGGCACAGGAGCAGCGCCGGTGATTGCCGAAATCGCCAAGGAATGCGGAGCGCTCACAGTTGGCGTAGTTACCCGTCCTTTTACCTTTGAAGGCCGCAAGCGTTCCACACAGGCTGAGCTTGGCATCGAGGCGCTGAAGGAAAAAGTCGACACGCTTATCGTCATTCCCAATGACCGTCTCCTCGAAATCGTTGATAAGAAGACTCCGATGCTGGAGGCGTTCCGCGAAGCGGATAACGTGCTGAGACAGGCGGTACAGGGCATATCCGACCTGATCGCTGTTCCTGGTCTGATCAATCTTGACTTTGCCGACGTGAAGACGATCATGACGGAACGCGGCTCGGCGCTGATGGGCATCGGCATCGCAACCGGCGAGAATCGCGCTTCCGAAGCGGCTCGCAAGGCGATTATGAGCCCGCTGCTTGAGACTTCGATTGAAGGCGCGCGCGGTGTCATCATGAATATTACCGGCGGCTCCAACCTGTCGCTGTATGAAGTCAACGAAGCGGCGGAGATCGTCACCTCTGCTTCCGACCCTGATGTTAACATGATCTTTGGTGCGATAATCGAAGAGAGCATGAAGGATGAGATCAAGGTTACGGTTATTGCTACCGGCTTCGAAACCAAGGCCGCTCCTGCCGCGCCGGGACGCCGTCCGGCTTCGAATCAGACCGAGCCGGCAGCGGACAAGACGAATAATCTTCGTCCTTTCGGCAACCAAACGAGCTCCGACCAGTTGGACATTCCGACCTTCCTGCGCAACCGTTCGCGGGGTAATAACGACTGA
- the ftsA gene encoding cell division protein FtsA, translating into MSNNDIIVSLDIGTSKVRAIIGEVTNGTLNIIGVGSADSEGIRKGAIVDIDQTVQSIKSAVEHAEQMVGIQISEVYVGISGNHIGLQSSHGVVAVQNEDREIGEEDILRVLKAAEVIALPPEREVIDVVAKQYIVDGLEGIQDPRGMIGVRLEVEATIVTGAKTPIHNLLRCVEKSGLKVKDLVLMSLGSGGLALSKDEKSRGAVLVDIGAGATTIAVYEEGSLIATSTIPIGGEFVTNDIAYGLRTLTDQAEKVKLKYGCAWIDDAATEVVFKVLRIGSNVEKEFNQEDLAAIIEPRVQEIFHLIRQEVKRLGYSDLPGGYILTGGTVSMPGVLKAAQAELSASVRVAVPDYIGVRDPGFTSGVGILHHVVRSFRGRGSGAVASANKKTAGRSKPSAAPSQETAPKQGFVERLKNIFSDFI; encoded by the coding sequence TTGAGCAACAATGACATCATTGTTAGTTTGGACATCGGTACATCCAAAGTTCGGGCAATTATAGGGGAAGTTACCAATGGAACCTTGAATATTATCGGTGTCGGATCTGCCGACTCGGAGGGTATACGCAAGGGTGCGATTGTAGATATCGACCAGACAGTCCAGTCCATCAAGAGCGCTGTCGAACACGCGGAACAGATGGTGGGCATTCAAATATCCGAAGTGTATGTCGGCATTTCCGGCAATCATATCGGTCTGCAATCCAGCCACGGCGTAGTAGCCGTCCAGAACGAAGATCGCGAAATCGGCGAAGAGGATATCCTGCGCGTTCTCAAAGCTGCGGAAGTGATTGCGCTGCCGCCGGAGCGTGAGGTGATCGACGTCGTTGCCAAGCAATATATCGTCGACGGTCTTGAAGGCATTCAGGACCCGCGCGGAATGATAGGCGTCCGTCTCGAAGTGGAGGCCACCATCGTTACCGGAGCCAAGACGCCAATACATAACCTGCTGCGTTGTGTGGAGAAATCAGGACTGAAAGTTAAAGACCTTGTGCTGATGTCTCTCGGATCCGGCGGGTTAGCGCTTTCCAAGGACGAGAAGTCCAGGGGGGCGGTGCTGGTGGATATCGGAGCCGGCGCAACGACGATAGCCGTATATGAAGAAGGTTCCCTTATTGCAACCTCAACAATACCGATCGGCGGAGAATTTGTAACGAATGATATCGCCTACGGACTGCGCACGCTGACCGATCAGGCGGAGAAAGTCAAGCTCAAATACGGATGCGCCTGGATTGACGATGCTGCAACCGAAGTCGTCTTCAAGGTGCTGAGAATCGGCAGCAATGTGGAGAAGGAATTCAACCAGGAGGATTTGGCTGCGATTATTGAGCCGCGCGTCCAGGAAATTTTCCACCTGATTCGTCAGGAAGTGAAAAGACTAGGTTACAGCGATCTCCCCGGAGGTTATATACTAACGGGCGGAACTGTATCGATGCCGGGCGTATTAAAGGCTGCTCAAGCGGAATTATCCGCATCCGTCCGGGTTGCCGTTCCCGACTACATCGGGGTAAGAGATCCCGGATTTACGAGCGGCGTCGGCATATTGCACCATGTCGTCCGCAGTTTTCGGGGACGCGGTAGCGGCGCGGTAGCGAGCGCGAACAAGAAGACGGCGGGCCGCAGCAAACCAAGCGCCGCACCAAGCCAGGAGACCGCTCCGAAGCAGGGATTTGTGGAGCGTCTAAAAAATATTTTCAGCGATTTCATATAG
- a CDS encoding cell division protein FtsQ/DivIB — protein sequence MSNTRLPVLQEDKPKKKRSRKVTAILLLLFIALLGVIFFRSQASRITEIDFLGSKYSTPEELLRQSGLKKGGQFFAVSKGEVEKSLLELNTVQQVTVDKHFPGVVIVQIKEFPAVAYEIDPSGSLKAILSSGASVSIDESGIAVEKPILTGWKASDPYKARLCGVLAEIPNELTSDISEIVPSPTLSFPDRIKLYTRSHFEVTTAVSLLKDKVEYLNQVIETKEPGMITMLEADSYVPFAGSGAQEDAAE from the coding sequence ATGTCAAATACCCGACTGCCTGTTCTGCAAGAGGACAAGCCCAAGAAAAAAAGAAGCCGTAAGGTTACGGCGATCCTGCTGCTGCTGTTTATCGCGCTGCTTGGCGTTATCTTTTTCCGATCACAGGCTAGCCGAATTACGGAGATCGATTTCCTTGGCAGCAAATACTCTACCCCGGAAGAGCTGCTTCGGCAAAGCGGCCTCAAGAAGGGCGGGCAGTTTTTTGCCGTATCCAAGGGTGAAGTGGAGAAATCGCTGCTTGAGCTGAATACGGTGCAGCAGGTGACGGTGGACAAGCATTTCCCCGGCGTCGTTATCGTACAGATTAAGGAGTTTCCCGCTGTTGCCTACGAGATTGATCCAAGCGGGAGCCTGAAGGCGATCCTCTCCAGCGGCGCGTCGGTTTCCATCGATGAGAGCGGGATTGCCGTAGAGAAGCCCATTCTGACGGGCTGGAAGGCTTCCGATCCTTATAAGGCTAGGCTGTGCGGGGTGCTGGCGGAAATACCGAACGAACTGACCAGCGATATATCCGAGATCGTTCCTTCGCCGACGCTGTCTTTTCCGGACCGGATCAAGCTGTATACCCGTTCGCACTTTGAAGTGACTACGGCCGTCTCGCTGCTGAAAGACAAGGTGGAATACTTGAATCAGGTCATCGAAACGAAAGAGCCGGGCATGATTACGATGCTTGAAGCGGATTCCTATGTGCCCTTTGCCGGGAGCGGGGCGCAAGAAGACGCAGCAGAATAA
- the murA gene encoding UDP-N-acetylglucosamine 1-carboxyvinyltransferase, translated as MDKLVIEGGIPLSGTIRIHGAKNAALPILAASLLAEGVHSLHNVPKLLDIETMLAIMERLGCKAGHEGDTVTVDTSSACSSHVPEDLMKQMRSSIFLMGPLLARFGEVTIYQPGGCAIGERKIDLHLRGLQSLGAEIEEANGKISCRADRLKGCDIHMDYPSVGATENIMMAAATAEGTTTISGAAREPEIQDLQNFLNQMGASIIGAGTDTITIQGVHKLQSCSYEVIPDRIVAGTVMIAAAATRGDVTLTHANAGHLNSLIHVLKRAGVQITVCNDIISISCMGRPRSVERIVTSPYPSFPTDLQSQIMVLLALADGFSIIKETVFEGRFKHVEEMVRMGADISTDMNRAFIRGVKRLYGATVEATDLRAGAALVIAGLAAQGTTIVEQAHHIDRGYDGIELLFQKLGARISRKTPVRGPIDLAN; from the coding sequence TTGGACAAATTGGTGATTGAGGGTGGAATTCCCCTGTCAGGCACCATACGTATCCATGGAGCAAAAAACGCGGCGCTGCCCATACTGGCGGCAAGCCTGCTGGCCGAAGGCGTTCACTCGCTGCATAATGTGCCAAAGCTGCTGGACATCGAAACGATGCTTGCGATTATGGAGCGGCTCGGCTGCAAGGCCGGACATGAAGGGGATACGGTAACGGTGGACACATCGTCTGCCTGTTCATCGCATGTTCCGGAAGATTTGATGAAGCAAATGAGATCATCCATCTTCCTGATGGGACCGCTTCTGGCAAGGTTCGGTGAAGTAACGATCTATCAGCCGGGAGGATGTGCTATCGGCGAACGCAAGATCGATCTGCATCTGCGAGGACTGCAGTCTCTTGGGGCGGAGATCGAGGAAGCGAACGGAAAAATCTCCTGCCGGGCAGACCGGCTTAAGGGCTGCGACATTCATATGGACTATCCGAGCGTAGGGGCGACGGAGAATATTATGATGGCCGCTGCGACCGCAGAGGGAACAACGACGATTTCCGGAGCGGCCCGGGAGCCGGAGATACAGGATCTGCAGAACTTCTTGAACCAAATGGGCGCCTCGATTATCGGAGCGGGCACCGATACGATTACCATTCAGGGTGTACACAAGCTGCAGTCCTGCAGCTATGAAGTTATTCCCGACCGGATTGTCGCTGGAACGGTCATGATCGCCGCGGCGGCAACCCGGGGAGACGTCACGCTTACGCACGCCAACGCAGGTCATCTGAATTCGCTGATTCATGTCCTGAAGCGCGCCGGTGTTCAAATTACGGTGTGCAATGATATAATCAGTATTAGTTGTATGGGGCGCCCCCGCTCGGTAGAACGCATTGTGACTTCGCCCTATCCGTCTTTTCCGACGGATCTTCAGTCCCAGATCATGGTGCTGCTCGCACTGGCGGACGGTTTTAGCATCATCAAGGAGACCGTGTTTGAAGGCAGATTCAAGCATGTGGAGGAAATGGTACGGATGGGCGCCGATATTTCGACCGATATGAACCGTGCATTTATCCGCGGCGTCAAACGGCTCTATGGCGCCACAGTGGAAGCGACCGATCTGCGGGCCGGGGCGGCGCTTGTCATTGCTGGACTGGCCGCTCAAGGCACGACTATCGTCGAGCAGGCCCATCATATTGATAGAGGTTACGATGGCATTGAACTGCTGTTTCAGAAACTTGGCGCCCGGATCAGCCGCAAGACGCCAGTGCGGGGGCCGATTGATCTTGCAAATTAA
- the murG gene encoding undecaprenyldiphospho-muramoylpentapeptide beta-N-acetylglucosaminyltransferase, which yields MRIVLSGGGTGGHIYPAVAVARQLEGEDESSAFLYIGGTRGLESTLVPKENLPFRSIDITGFRRKLSLDNVKTVMRFLKGVRESRRMLKEFKPDVVVGTGGYVCGPVVYAASRLGIPTLIHEQNAIPGLTNRFLSRYASTVAVSFEGTESAFPGSKRVIYTGNPRATTVSKANPKRGYATLGIPEGSTVVLVVGGSRGAKAINEAMIEMASLAVRESGVHYVYVTGEPYYEETRKSLRQKLGSFPSWLHVLPYIHNMPEVLACTSLIVNRAGASFIAEITALGIPSVLIPSPNVTNNHQEANARQLERAGAAIVILEKELTGQSLYKAVRSITDDPAVRKQMSEASLALGKRDSAALVVQELRRLAGSRRK from the coding sequence ATGCGTATCGTATTAAGCGGCGGCGGCACGGGAGGACATATTTATCCCGCCGTCGCTGTGGCAAGGCAGCTGGAAGGGGAGGATGAATCTTCCGCATTTTTATATATCGGCGGAACGCGCGGGCTTGAGAGCACGCTGGTTCCGAAGGAGAATCTTCCGTTCCGCTCGATCGATATTACCGGCTTCCGGCGAAAGCTGTCCCTGGACAACGTGAAGACGGTCATGCGTTTCCTGAAGGGCGTGAGGGAGTCCAGACGGATGCTGAAGGAATTTAAGCCCGATGTCGTCGTCGGAACGGGCGGCTATGTCTGCGGACCGGTGGTATATGCGGCCTCAAGGCTCGGCATTCCTACCCTGATTCACGAGCAGAATGCGATTCCGGGGCTGACCAACCGCTTTTTAAGCCGGTACGCGAGCACGGTGGCGGTCAGCTTTGAAGGGACCGAATCGGCTTTTCCCGGAAGCAAGCGCGTCATCTATACCGGGAATCCGCGCGCGACAACGGTAAGCAAGGCGAATCCGAAGCGGGGCTACGCAACCTTGGGCATACCCGAAGGCAGCACGGTCGTGCTGGTGGTCGGCGGCAGCCGGGGGGCCAAAGCGATTAACGAGGCGATGATCGAAATGGCCTCGCTTGCCGTTAGGGAATCCGGGGTTCATTACGTGTATGTCACGGGCGAGCCCTATTACGAGGAGACGCGTAAAAGCTTGCGTCAGAAGCTTGGAAGTTTTCCAAGCTGGCTGCATGTGCTTCCCTATATTCATAATATGCCGGAAGTGCTTGCCTGCACATCCCTGATTGTGAACCGTGCGGGCGCATCGTTTATCGCCGAAATTACGGCGCTGGGCATTCCTTCCGTCCTTATTCCGTCTCCCAACGTCACGAACAATCATCAGGAAGCGAATGCACGGCAACTGGAACGCGCGGGAGCGGCGATCGTGATCCTGGAGAAGGAATTAACGGGACAGTCGCTCTACAAGGCAGTCCGCTCCATCACGGACGACCCGGCCGTCCGGAAGCAAATGTCAGAGGCTTCGCTGGCGCTGGGCAAGCGCGATTCCGCGGCTCTGGTCGTTCAGGAGCTAAGGCGGCTTGCCGGCTCGCGCCGGAAGTGA
- the spoVE gene encoding stage V sporulation protein E: MNKTRPAPDIWLLIPILALLAIGMIMVYSAGSVLGFRNYGDSFYFVKRQLLFAGLGLAAMFFTANLDYRVLKKLSRPVLIICFILLVIVLIPGIGVVRGGARSWLGISSFGIQPSEFMKMGMILFLANWLSREDYDISSFTRGLLPPLALIGTAFGLIMLQPDLGTGTVMMGAALMMIFTAGARMSHLLGLGAAGVAGFAALVAAAPYRLQRITAFLDPWSDPLGKGYQIIQSLYAIGPGGLGGLGLGMSRQKYSYVPEPQTDFIFSILAEELGFIGGLAVLILFLILIWRGMRVAMSLPDRFGSYLAVGIVSMVAVQVVINIGVVIGMMPVTGITLPLISYGGSSLTLMLTALGILLNLSRYVR, encoded by the coding sequence ATGAATAAGACTCGTCCTGCGCCGGATATCTGGCTGCTCATTCCGATTCTGGCGCTCCTGGCCATAGGCATGATTATGGTGTACAGTGCGGGCTCTGTGCTGGGCTTTCGCAATTATGGCGATTCCTTTTATTTTGTCAAAAGACAGCTGCTCTTTGCCGGGCTGGGTCTAGCCGCTATGTTCTTTACGGCCAACTTGGATTACCGTGTTTTGAAAAAGCTGTCCAGACCGGTGCTTATCATCTGCTTCATCCTGCTTGTGATTGTCTTGATTCCGGGAATCGGCGTTGTACGCGGCGGCGCGCGCAGCTGGCTCGGCATCAGTTCCTTCGGCATCCAGCCCTCCGAGTTCATGAAGATGGGGATGATCCTCTTTCTGGCGAACTGGCTGAGCCGCGAGGATTATGACATCTCTTCGTTCACGCGCGGGCTTCTGCCGCCGCTGGCCTTGATCGGGACAGCTTTCGGACTGATCATGCTTCAGCCCGATCTCGGTACAGGGACGGTGATGATGGGGGCGGCTCTGATGATGATTTTTACCGCCGGGGCGAGAATGAGCCATTTGCTGGGCCTTGGCGCGGCGGGCGTCGCCGGATTCGCCGCGCTGGTCGCAGCCGCGCCATACCGGCTTCAGCGGATTACCGCATTTCTCGACCCCTGGTCGGACCCGCTCGGCAAGGGCTATCAGATCATCCAGTCGCTGTATGCGATCGGCCCCGGCGGACTTGGGGGGCTGGGGCTCGGGATGAGCCGCCAGAAATACAGCTATGTGCCCGAGCCGCAGACGGACTTTATCTTTTCCATCCTGGCTGAAGAGCTGGGCTTTATCGGCGGACTTGCGGTGTTAATCTTATTCCTTATCCTGATCTGGCGGGGAATGAGAGTGGCGATGAGCCTGCCGGACCGATTCGGCAGCTACCTGGCAGTAGGCATCGTCAGCATGGTGGCGGTGCAGGTTGTCATTAATATCGGCGTGGTCATCGGCATGATGCCCGTTACAGGCATTACGCTGCCGCTGATTAGCTACGGCGGATCTTCGCTGACGCTGATGCTTACGGCGCTCGGCATTTTACTTAATTTATCCCGTTATGTGAGGTGA
- the murD gene encoding UDP-N-acetylmuramoyl-L-alanine--D-glutamate ligase produces MKHPDMYRDEEIVVLGLAKSGVQVAKVLHEHGAVVTVNDKKEREQCPEASELESLGISVICGGHPDGLVHEGVKLVVKNPGIPYNVPPVQKALELGIEVVTEVEVAYHLCEAPIIGITGSNGKTTTTTWVGKMLEAAGMNPIVAGNIGTPLTQAAQEASADNWMVVELSSFQLKGTEDFRPKVGCLLNVAETHLDYHGDMRDYVDSKAKLFANQGVSDTAVLNWDDPYCRGLVPGIKAGILPFSMSEELVQGVFVRPSFVPDTEDDLKRVIVYRDYTESETVIAEVASIGLPGRFNVENALAACAIAIAAGADPAGLAEPLASFRGVEHRLEYVAEKSGAAYYNNSKATNAKATSMALTSFRQPIVLIAGGLDRGSDYMELLPVLQGRVKALVALGQTKDKLAHVAKLAGLKTVVTVDNEDSAASVLQRAVQEAAALAEEGDVVLLSPACASWDMFTSYEVRGRIFKEAVHNL; encoded by the coding sequence ATGAAACATCCGGATATGTACCGCGATGAAGAGATCGTCGTGCTGGGGCTTGCGAAGAGCGGCGTGCAGGTGGCCAAGGTGCTGCATGAGCACGGCGCCGTCGTCACGGTTAACGACAAAAAAGAGAGAGAACAATGTCCCGAAGCTTCCGAACTGGAATCTTTGGGAATTTCTGTTATATGTGGAGGTCATCCGGATGGACTCGTCCACGAAGGCGTAAAGCTCGTCGTTAAAAATCCCGGAATCCCGTACAACGTTCCGCCGGTTCAGAAAGCGCTGGAGCTGGGCATCGAGGTGGTGACAGAGGTCGAGGTGGCCTATCATCTGTGCGAGGCGCCGATCATCGGTATTACGGGTTCCAACGGCAAGACGACCACAACGACCTGGGTAGGAAAAATGCTGGAGGCCGCCGGTATGAATCCGATTGTAGCCGGAAATATCGGAACTCCGCTCACTCAGGCGGCGCAGGAAGCTTCTGCGGACAACTGGATGGTGGTGGAGCTGAGCAGCTTTCAGCTAAAAGGGACAGAAGACTTCCGGCCCAAAGTAGGCTGTCTGCTGAATGTGGCCGAGACCCATCTTGACTATCACGGCGATATGCGCGATTATGTGGATTCCAAAGCGAAGCTTTTTGCCAATCAGGGAGTGAGCGATACGGCTGTGCTGAACTGGGACGATCCCTACTGCAGAGGGCTTGTGCCTGGTATCAAGGCGGGTATCCTGCCGTTTTCTATGAGTGAAGAACTGGTGCAAGGGGTATTTGTCCGTCCTTCTTTCGTGCCTGACACCGAGGATGACCTGAAACGCGTCATTGTCTATCGCGACTATACCGAGAGCGAGACCGTGATCGCGGAGGTGGCTTCCATCGGTCTTCCCGGGCGCTTTAATGTGGAGAACGCGCTGGCGGCCTGCGCTATCGCCATTGCCGCCGGAGCGGACCCTGCCGGGCTCGCCGAGCCACTGGCTTCCTTCCGCGGTGTGGAGCACCGGCTGGAATATGTCGCGGAAAAGAGCGGCGCGGCTTACTACAACAACTCCAAAGCGACGAACGCCAAGGCAACGTCGATGGCGCTTACCTCGTTCCGCCAGCCGATCGTGCTCATTGCCGGAGGGCTTGACCGCGGCTCCGATTACATGGAACTGCTCCCGGTCCTTCAAGGACGCGTCAAAGCGCTGGTGGCGCTTGGACAGACGAAGGACAAGCTCGCGCATGTTGCGAAGCTCGCCGGATTAAAGACGGTTGTCACTGTCGATAATGAAGACAGCGCCGCCTCGGTGCTGCAAAGGGCCGTGCAGGAAGCTGCCGCTCTCGCTGAAGAGGGGGATGTTGTTCTGCTGTCGCCCGCATGCGCCAGTTGGGACATGTTCACATCCTATGAAGTGCGGGGGCGTATTTTTAAAGAGGCGGTGCATAATCTGTAA